The following are from one region of the Thermococcus cleftensis genome:
- a CDS encoding metal ABC transporter ATP-binding protein yields MTALRAENLTILYDGKPAVEGVDFTIDEGETLLLLGPNGAGKTTLLRTIACFHREYRGRLEVFGREPCGARELIGYVPQSSNLNERVPLTALEVVAMGGVYRRGFVHFKLPPEILDKAREVLSFVGLEQVADRLFRELSGGQKQRVLLARALMSDPRLLLLDEPLSALDPSARVEVANVLDKIKRERGITMVITTHDINPLLEVGDKVMLLNRKLIAFGRPEEVLQDRVIKSVYGPLARVIPVEGKLFCITGDTHIHRHGGGGR; encoded by the coding sequence ATGACGGCTCTGAGGGCGGAGAATCTAACGATACTCTACGATGGAAAGCCCGCCGTGGAGGGGGTAGACTTCACAATAGATGAGGGCGAGACGCTGCTCCTCCTCGGCCCCAACGGGGCAGGGAAGACGACCCTCCTCAGAACCATAGCCTGCTTTCACAGGGAGTACCGGGGGAGGCTGGAGGTCTTCGGCAGGGAGCCCTGCGGGGCAAGGGAGTTGATAGGCTACGTCCCCCAGAGCAGCAATCTCAACGAGAGGGTCCCGCTGACGGCCCTCGAGGTAGTTGCGATGGGTGGCGTGTACAGAAGGGGCTTCGTCCACTTCAAGCTCCCGCCCGAGATCCTCGACAAGGCCCGGGAGGTCCTGAGCTTCGTCGGGCTGGAGCAAGTTGCCGACAGGCTGTTCCGCGAGCTTTCCGGCGGCCAGAAGCAGAGGGTTCTCCTCGCGAGGGCACTGATGAGCGATCCCAGGCTTCTCCTCCTCGACGAGCCGCTCTCTGCCCTTGATCCAAGCGCCAGGGTCGAGGTGGCCAACGTCCTGGACAAGATAAAGCGCGAGAGGGGCATAACGATGGTCATCACCACCCACGACATCAATCCCCTCCTCGAGGTCGGGGACAAGGTGATGCTCCTGAACAGGAAACTCATAGCCTTCGGGCGGCCGGAGGAGGTTCTTCAGGACAGGGTAATAAAGTCCGTCTACGGCCCGCTGGCAAGGGTGATACCTGTCGAGGGCAAGCTCTTCTGTATAACCGGGGACACCCACATTCACCGCCACGGGGGTGGGGGACGGTGA
- a CDS encoding metal ABC transporter permease, whose product MIPEYLVRALLASVMVSVLLGLLSPLINAKGLAFLTHALFHSLLFGAVLGMILGLVFENLSLVTLVALIVTVALVLLIAHLEKLGFSPDSAVGIVASFVAGLTVLGFGVLYKVMASRPYFPLGESIVSYLTGDIFLITLNDLTALVLGGAFLFFVILFLYRDFLYLSFDPEGMESYGGNVRAYLMILYVLVGAIGALIVQTVGLITLQVVAILPGAIALMVSSDMRKVIAVSLFLTLGVQLSSVLLAYFTDIPPSGIATIMLGVIYGALLFRR is encoded by the coding sequence GTGATACCGGAGTACCTCGTAAGGGCCCTCCTGGCGAGCGTGATGGTCAGCGTTCTCCTGGGCCTCCTCAGCCCGCTCATCAACGCGAAGGGGCTGGCATTCCTCACCCACGCGCTCTTCCACTCCCTCCTCTTCGGTGCCGTCCTGGGAATGATACTCGGCCTCGTCTTCGAAAACCTGTCCCTGGTTACCCTGGTCGCCCTCATCGTGACCGTGGCCCTAGTCCTGCTAATCGCCCACCTGGAGAAGCTCGGCTTTTCCCCCGATTCCGCGGTTGGGATAGTGGCGAGCTTCGTGGCAGGCCTTACGGTTCTCGGCTTCGGCGTCCTCTACAAGGTGATGGCGAGCAGGCCTTACTTCCCGCTCGGCGAGAGCATAGTGTCCTACCTGACCGGCGACATATTTCTCATAACCCTCAACGACTTAACCGCCCTCGTCCTCGGCGGTGCGTTCCTGTTCTTCGTGATTCTCTTCCTTTACCGCGACTTTCTCTACCTAAGCTTCGACCCGGAGGGAATGGAAAGCTATGGCGGCAACGTGAGGGCGTACCTGATGATACTCTACGTTCTCGTCGGCGCGATTGGAGCTTTAATCGTCCAGACCGTCGGGCTGATAACCCTCCAGGTGGTGGCGATTCTGCCGGGGGCGATAGCGCTGATGGTGAGCAGCGACATGAGGAAAGTCATCGCGGTCAGCCTCTTCCTAACTCTTGGCGTCCAGCTCTCCTCGGTCCTGCTGGCATACTTCACTGACATTCCCCCGAGCGGTATAGCCACGATAATGCTGGGCGTCATCTATGGCGCTCTGCTCTTCAGGAGGTGA
- the eif1A gene encoding translation initiation factor eIF-1A, which yields MAYHRGGKGKKKNRQVQGDEVIRVPLPKEGQLFGIIEQALGSGWMDVRCEDGKIRRCRIPGKLKRRMWMRVGDVVIVQPWPVQSDERGDIVYRYTRTQVDWLLRKGKISQDFISGGELLF from the coding sequence ATGGCGTACCACAGAGGTGGGAAAGGTAAAAAGAAGAACAGGCAGGTCCAGGGCGACGAGGTCATTCGCGTCCCCCTGCCGAAGGAAGGGCAGCTCTTCGGAATAATCGAGCAGGCCCTCGGTTCGGGCTGGATGGACGTCCGCTGCGAGGACGGCAAGATAAGGAGATGCAGGATCCCGGGCAAGCTCAAGAGGAGAATGTGGATGCGCGTCGGAGACGTGGTCATAGTCCAGCCCTGGCCGGTCCAGAGCGACGAGCGCGGGGACATAGTCTACCGCTACACGAGAACCCAGGTGGACTGGCTCCTCAGGAAAGGCAAGATAAGCCAGGACTTCATAAGCGGCGGCGAGCTCCTGTTCTGA
- a CDS encoding DUF530 family protein, with amino-acid sequence MTTTEELVAQVNKILDDIGIDMDGLFETFDVPSISLRLRENLSLLQELEDDLSRRVGEATPSAGFSDRKSKDPHLQWIYRKKHNRVLALERLRAAITAHKMALALISANYTFFLGKKLLGVKELTRENVEKVRAVQNPIQLGRVEILPYLAYSGDVLRLLARESIAVREAFKLIKGKLREKGTVRTRGLRIEVEYWENNRLKKARLDLPADADIEMELRKRYGRRFRWRVLSFVKTRGVLINNHYTVDNLALAYAILDPEEGAKKLGLDLFRYYFLTSENERESLGLYPDMRLCIDCHYSIFDLPFADEPGFRTGHGSMLLIRKCEMEKALVGRRKDIANVPNHLLGGVLLYGMSEYSEEKVAEILGIPKDELVEAIKKFVISGLHRTLFAEAKKFEKFMPKSDKAKQFLALLQG; translated from the coding sequence ATGACGACGACGGAAGAGCTCGTTGCCCAGGTGAACAAGATACTGGACGATATAGGCATAGACATGGACGGGTTATTCGAGACCTTCGACGTCCCGTCCATCTCCCTCCGCCTCCGGGAAAACCTCTCCCTCCTCCAGGAGCTGGAGGACGACCTTTCGAGACGTGTGGGCGAGGCAACGCCATCGGCCGGCTTCTCTGACAGGAAGAGCAAGGATCCCCACCTCCAGTGGATTTACAGGAAGAAGCACAACCGCGTCCTGGCCCTGGAAAGGCTCCGCGCGGCAATAACGGCCCACAAGATGGCCCTGGCGTTGATCTCGGCCAACTATACCTTTTTCCTTGGAAAGAAGCTCCTGGGCGTCAAGGAACTAACCAGGGAGAACGTTGAGAAGGTGAGGGCGGTTCAGAATCCGATCCAGCTCGGCAGGGTGGAGATCCTCCCCTATCTCGCATACTCGGGCGACGTTCTCAGGCTCCTCGCCAGGGAGAGCATAGCGGTTAGAGAGGCGTTCAAGCTCATAAAAGGCAAGCTCCGCGAGAAGGGAACCGTCAGAACGCGCGGATTGAGGATAGAGGTGGAGTACTGGGAGAACAACCGTCTGAAGAAAGCAAGACTCGACCTCCCGGCAGATGCTGACATCGAAATGGAACTGAGAAAGCGCTATGGAAGGCGCTTCCGCTGGCGCGTGCTGAGCTTCGTCAAGACCCGGGGAGTGCTCATAAACAACCACTACACAGTTGATAACCTCGCCCTCGCCTACGCGATACTCGACCCGGAGGAGGGGGCGAAGAAGCTCGGCCTCGACCTCTTCCGCTACTACTTCCTCACCTCGGAGAACGAGAGGGAAAGCCTGGGCCTCTACCCGGACATGAGGCTCTGCATAGACTGCCACTACTCGATATTCGACCTTCCCTTTGCCGACGAGCCCGGGTTCCGGACGGGCCACGGGAGCATGCTCCTCATCAGGAAGTGCGAGATGGAGAAGGCCCTCGTGGGTAGGAGAAAGGACATCGCCAACGTTCCCAACCACTTACTCGGCGGCGTTCTGCTCTACGGAATGAGCGAGTACAGCGAGGAGAAGGTTGCCGAGATCCTCGGGATTCCCAAGGACGAGCTGGTCGAGGCCATAAAGAAGTTCGTCATCTCGGGCCTTCACAGGACCCTCTTTGCGGAGGCGAAGAAGTTCGAGAAGTTCATGCCCAAGAGTGACAAGGCAAAGCAGTTCCTGGCCCTGCTCCAGGGGTGA
- a CDS encoding DNA topoisomerase IV subunit A: protein MPKSKAVKREKPRERFSYDPNKVLSKLEEYGRRVLEDIKQGRNPYFDIPMRGLGNVYFDERRRVIRMGDKLSRRYFLNVAHARKFMQTLLIMAYVKRLVSENKHASLREAYYANKHTIPGTKENTFEDQRESDPIIEDLERMMGVLREEMHLTADRRGYIYGDIVIRDGEDEFNTSKLGMGGWAVPGTVEHLQFVEVNVDYALVVETAAMADRLIEEKFPRKENALIIATQGQASRGVRRLIHRLHYEEGLPIIVFTDGDPYGWYIYSTIKQGSINLAYLSDKLATPEAKFVGMTMDDIERYGLKNVTEKLKGIPPNKKGGPTGDYKRILEEMEYPWFQNKEWQRQLKMALKMGVRIEQQALANKSLEFVAKKYLPEKINNGELLP from the coding sequence ATGCCTAAATCCAAGGCCGTCAAGAGGGAGAAGCCCAGGGAGCGCTTCTCCTACGACCCCAACAAGGTGCTCAGCAAGCTGGAGGAGTACGGCAGGCGCGTTCTCGAGGACATCAAGCAGGGCAGGAACCCCTACTTCGACATTCCGATGCGCGGGCTTGGCAACGTCTACTTCGACGAGAGAAGAAGGGTTATCCGAATGGGCGACAAGCTCTCCAGGAGGTACTTCCTCAACGTTGCTCACGCCAGGAAGTTCATGCAGACGCTCCTGATAATGGCCTACGTGAAGCGCCTCGTGAGCGAAAACAAGCACGCGAGCCTTCGTGAAGCCTACTACGCCAACAAGCACACCATTCCAGGGACGAAGGAAAACACCTTTGAGGACCAGCGCGAGAGCGACCCCATCATCGAGGACCTCGAGAGAATGATGGGCGTCCTGCGTGAGGAGATGCACCTCACGGCGGACAGGCGCGGCTACATCTACGGTGACATCGTGATAAGGGACGGCGAGGACGAGTTCAACACGAGCAAGCTCGGCATGGGCGGCTGGGCCGTTCCGGGAACGGTCGAGCACCTCCAGTTCGTCGAGGTGAACGTCGATTACGCACTCGTCGTCGAGACCGCGGCCATGGCCGACCGTCTCATCGAGGAAAAGTTCCCCAGGAAGGAGAACGCCCTCATCATAGCGACGCAGGGACAGGCCTCCCGTGGAGTCAGAAGGCTGATCCACAGGCTCCACTACGAGGAGGGACTGCCGATAATAGTCTTCACCGACGGTGACCCCTACGGTTGGTACATCTACTCCACCATAAAGCAGGGCTCCATCAACCTTGCCTACCTCAGCGACAAGCTGGCGACGCCGGAAGCGAAGTTCGTGGGAATGACGATGGACGACATAGAGCGCTACGGGCTCAAGAACGTCACTGAAAAGCTCAAGGGGATTCCGCCGAACAAGAAGGGCGGTCCGACGGGGGATTACAAGAGAATCCTGGAGGAGATGGAGTACCCGTGGTTCCAGAACAAGGAGTGGCAGAGACAGCTCAAGATGGCCCTCAAGATGGGCGTCAGGATCGAGCAGCAGGCCCTGGCCAACAAGTCCCTCGAGTTTGTTGCCAAGAAGTACCTCCCCGAGAAGATAAACAACGGGGAGCTGTTGCCATGA
- the rnhB gene encoding ribonuclease HII — MALCSSGGEILGRKLAGIDEAGRGPVIGPMVIAAVVLDEVNVPRLEELGVKDSKKLTPKRRERLFDEIVQLLDDYVILELWPGEIDSRGGTLNEFEVENFVKALNSLKVKPDVVYIDAADVKEARFGEEIRKGLDFEAEIIAEHKADDKFVPVSAASILAKVTRDRAIEKLKEEYGEIGSGYPSDPRTRAFLENYYREHGTFPPIVRRSWKTLKKIEEKLRVEMKAKKSKKKGQVSLDEFLK, encoded by the coding sequence ATGGCGCTCTGCTCTTCAGGAGGTGAAATCTTGGGCAGGAAGCTGGCTGGAATAGACGAGGCCGGCAGGGGGCCGGTGATAGGGCCGATGGTCATAGCGGCGGTCGTCCTCGATGAGGTGAACGTCCCGAGGCTCGAGGAGCTCGGGGTTAAGGACTCGAAGAAGCTCACTCCGAAGAGGAGAGAAAGGCTGTTCGATGAGATAGTGCAGCTTTTAGATGATTATGTAATTCTTGAATTATGGCCTGGGGAGATTGACTCCCGCGGGGGCACGCTCAACGAGTTCGAGGTCGAGAACTTCGTTAAGGCCCTCAATTCACTCAAGGTCAAGCCCGATGTGGTTTACATCGACGCCGCAGACGTGAAGGAGGCCCGCTTTGGTGAAGAGATCAGGAAGGGGCTGGACTTCGAGGCGGAGATAATCGCGGAGCACAAGGCGGACGACAAGTTCGTGCCGGTTTCTGCTGCATCAATCCTCGCGAAGGTCACCCGCGATAGGGCGATAGAGAAGCTGAAGGAGGAGTACGGAGAGATAGGCTCGGGCTATCCCAGCGACCCGAGGACGAGGGCGTTCCTCGAGAACTACTACCGCGAACACGGCACGTTCCCTCCGATAGTCAGGCGGAGCTGGAAAACGTTAAAGAAGATCGAGGAGAAGCTGAGGGTCGAGATGAAGGCCAAGAAATCGAAGAAAAAAGGACAGGTCAGTCTGGACGAGTTCTTGAAATGA
- a CDS encoding serine protein kinase RIO — MREEVIEREVEEMLGLRERREKDSELYKIANEVFDRTTKETLAYLHRRGKIEELYGIISTGKEANVFAGVDSDGNRIAVKIYRTYTTEFRRIWEYLAADPRVGYLPKDMRKLVFVWTRREFKNLQRAIKYAVRVPEPVIFRNNVLVMEFIGDESPAPRLKDVERELERADFEELYDYLIGVIERLWKRGDMVHGDLSEYNVLLWDGPVVIDWSQATVRRNRMSVELLKRDLRNVINYFGRKGVDVDDFNDKLRELLD; from the coding sequence ATGCGCGAGGAGGTCATTGAACGGGAAGTCGAGGAGATGCTGGGTCTCAGGGAGAGGCGCGAGAAGGACAGCGAGCTCTACAAGATAGCCAACGAGGTCTTCGATAGAACCACCAAGGAAACCCTAGCCTACCTCCACAGGCGCGGGAAAATCGAGGAGCTCTACGGCATCATAAGCACTGGAAAAGAGGCCAACGTCTTCGCTGGAGTGGACTCCGACGGCAACAGGATAGCGGTCAAGATTTACAGAACCTACACAACCGAGTTCAGGCGCATATGGGAGTACCTGGCTGCCGACCCGAGGGTTGGCTATCTCCCCAAGGACATGCGCAAGCTCGTCTTCGTCTGGACGAGGAGAGAATTTAAGAACCTCCAGAGGGCGATCAAGTACGCGGTCCGCGTCCCGGAGCCGGTGATCTTCCGCAACAACGTTCTGGTCATGGAGTTCATAGGCGACGAAAGCCCCGCCCCGAGGCTGAAGGACGTCGAGAGGGAGCTGGAAAGGGCCGATTTCGAGGAGCTTTACGATTACCTGATCGGCGTCATCGAGAGGCTCTGGAAGAGGGGAGACATGGTCCACGGGGATTTGAGTGAGTACAACGTTCTCCTCTGGGACGGGCCGGTGGTGATAGACTGGTCGCAGGCCACCGTTAGGAGGAACAGAATGAGCGTCGAGCTGTTAAAGAGGGATCTGAGGAACGTAATAAACTACTTCGGTAGGAAGGGCGTTGATGTTGATGATTTCAACGATAAGCTCCGCGAGCTTTTGGATTAG
- the top6B gene encoding DNA topoisomerase VI subunit B, producing MAEASQLFKEFKIQSVSEFFRRNAAMLGYTGKIRSLTTVVHEAVTNSLDACEEAGILPYVRVEIEELGKEHYKVIIEDNGPGIPEKYITHVFGKMLAGTKAHRNIQSRGQQGIGISGAVMFAQITSGKATRVITSTGNDEIIEAWVKIDVDKNEGKIVKKEKHPNPKGWRGTRIELEVKNVRYVRSKQGVYWYLKLTAIANPHAHIELIEPDGKLIVFPRSSEEVPKPPTEMKPHPRGVLTDDVYRMARKTRRSTVRRFLVGEFSRISDKKVDELVEYIAALRLIKTEKDKKVQEQLYERLAKGEVKAVLRSFRGYTKVVKQVAKLMEKPPEKLTWQEAEEIVEAFKYMKFLAPPTHGLRPIGEENIEKGLKGILKPEFVTAVTRPPKVYSGGIPFQVEVGLAYGGEIPSGFELLRYANRVPLLFDAGSCVTTLAARSIDWKRYKVDDLDRAPLVLMINVISVHVPYTGTGKQSIANVEEIQNEIRLAIMDAARKLQTYLSGKHRRLYQVKRRKTFEKYVPEIAKALSVLTGEPEEKIREYFISYIESHFAAKEAQEVSENA from the coding sequence ATGGCCGAGGCAAGTCAGCTGTTTAAGGAGTTCAAGATTCAGAGCGTCAGCGAGTTCTTCAGGCGGAACGCGGCAATGCTCGGCTACACGGGCAAGATACGCTCCCTCACCACCGTCGTCCACGAGGCGGTCACCAACTCGCTGGACGCCTGTGAAGAGGCCGGGATACTGCCCTACGTCCGCGTCGAGATAGAGGAGCTTGGGAAGGAGCACTACAAGGTCATAATCGAGGACAACGGCCCGGGAATACCGGAGAAGTACATCACCCACGTCTTCGGAAAGATGCTCGCCGGAACCAAGGCCCACAGGAACATACAGAGCAGGGGACAGCAGGGTATCGGTATAAGCGGTGCGGTGATGTTCGCCCAGATAACTAGTGGAAAGGCGACGCGCGTCATAACCTCCACGGGAAACGACGAGATAATCGAGGCCTGGGTCAAGATAGACGTGGACAAGAACGAGGGCAAGATAGTGAAGAAGGAGAAGCACCCCAACCCCAAGGGCTGGCGCGGGACGAGGATAGAGCTGGAGGTGAAGAACGTCCGCTACGTCCGCTCCAAGCAGGGCGTCTACTGGTACCTCAAGCTCACCGCCATAGCCAATCCCCACGCCCACATAGAGCTGATCGAGCCCGACGGAAAGCTCATCGTCTTCCCGCGCTCCAGCGAGGAGGTTCCGAAGCCGCCGACCGAGATGAAGCCCCACCCGCGCGGTGTTCTCACGGACGACGTTTACAGAATGGCCAGGAAGACCAGGAGGAGCACTGTCAGGCGCTTCCTCGTCGGCGAGTTCTCGCGCATAAGCGACAAGAAGGTGGACGAGCTGGTGGAATACATAGCCGCCCTCAGGCTCATAAAGACCGAGAAGGACAAAAAAGTCCAGGAGCAGCTCTACGAGAGGCTCGCCAAGGGGGAGGTTAAAGCGGTCCTCCGCTCCTTCAGGGGTTACACCAAGGTCGTCAAGCAGGTGGCAAAGCTCATGGAGAAGCCGCCGGAGAAGCTCACCTGGCAGGAGGCGGAGGAGATAGTCGAGGCCTTCAAGTACATGAAGTTCCTCGCTCCCCCGACCCATGGCCTCAGGCCGATAGGCGAGGAGAACATCGAGAAGGGCCTCAAGGGAATTCTCAAGCCGGAGTTCGTTACCGCCGTGACGAGGCCGCCGAAGGTCTATTCCGGAGGCATTCCCTTCCAGGTCGAGGTTGGCCTGGCTTACGGCGGTGAAATCCCGAGTGGCTTCGAGCTCCTCCGCTACGCCAACCGCGTTCCCCTCCTCTTCGACGCCGGCTCGTGTGTGACGACTCTTGCGGCCCGCTCGATAGACTGGAAGAGGTACAAGGTGGACGACCTCGACCGCGCGCCGTTGGTGCTCATGATAAACGTCATCAGCGTCCACGTCCCCTACACCGGCACCGGGAAGCAGAGCATAGCCAACGTCGAGGAGATTCAGAACGAGATAAGGCTGGCAATAATGGACGCGGCGAGAAAGCTCCAGACCTACCTCAGCGGCAAGCACAGGAGGCTCTACCAGGTAAAGAGGAGGAAGACCTTCGAGAAGTACGTGCCTGAGATAGCGAAGGCCCTTAGCGTACTCACCGGCGAGCCGGAGGAGAAGATTAGGGAGTATTTCATATCATACATAGAAAGCCACTTCGCGGCGAAGGAGGCTCAGGAGGTGAGCGAGAATGCCTAA
- a CDS encoding KH domain-containing protein, with protein sequence MDEFERLLRKYERVDKDGRPLKEEGGEEVTYASVGEQEEFVRIPKDRVAVVIGKKGQTKREIERRTKTRIEVDSETGEVFITATKDTDDPLAVWKARDVVMAIGRGFSPERAFRLFNEGEMLEVINLTDIIVGNDKNALPRVRGRIIGRKGRTREIIEEMSGADVSVYGKTVAIIGNPIQVEVAKTAIEKLARGSPHGVVYKYLERRKKDLELESTAYYEALEGEPGITDLEEDFWED encoded by the coding sequence ATGGACGAGTTTGAGAGACTGCTGAGGAAGTATGAGCGCGTTGATAAGGACGGAAGGCCCCTGAAGGAGGAAGGTGGGGAGGAAGTTACCTACGCCTCCGTCGGGGAGCAGGAGGAGTTCGTGAGGATTCCGAAGGACAGGGTGGCGGTCGTCATAGGGAAAAAGGGACAGACAAAGAGGGAAATCGAGAGGAGAACGAAGACCAGGATAGAGGTGGACAGCGAGACGGGCGAGGTCTTCATCACCGCCACGAAGGACACCGACGACCCCCTCGCCGTGTGGAAGGCGAGAGATGTCGTCATGGCCATAGGAAGGGGCTTCTCCCCGGAGAGGGCCTTCAGGCTCTTCAACGAGGGCGAAATGTTGGAGGTCATAAACCTCACAGACATAATCGTCGGCAACGACAAGAACGCCCTGCCGAGGGTTAGGGGAAGGATAATCGGAAGGAAGGGCAGGACGAGGGAGATAATAGAGGAGATGAGCGGGGCAGACGTCAGCGTTTACGGCAAGACGGTTGCGATAATTGGAAACCCGATTCAGGTTGAAGTCGCCAAAACGGCGATAGAGAAGCTCGCCAGAGGCTCCCCTCACGGAGTTGTCTACAAGTACCTCGAGCGCAGGAAGAAGGACCTTGAGCTCGAGAGCACGGCATACTACGAGGCCCTGGAGGGGGAGCCTGGGATTACTGACCTGGAGGAGGACTTTTGGGAGGACTGA
- a CDS encoding DUF1699 family protein: MRVEIKARNNAELIRKLNEALNEEVTEVYINLRPTKEILVRILERAPNVRKISCPPSLYPKVSKKIISALSQMGIELVPEGYPRGRPRKYDEETIRRVRELVKVGVPAKEISARMGIPLRTVYYLVEQTERKSGPKGT, translated from the coding sequence ATGAGGGTGGAGATAAAGGCCAGAAACAACGCCGAGCTCATAAGGAAGCTCAACGAGGCCCTCAACGAGGAGGTTACCGAGGTCTACATTAACCTCCGTCCCACCAAGGAGATACTCGTCAGAATCCTCGAGCGCGCCCCCAACGTCCGCAAGATATCCTGCCCCCCGAGCCTCTACCCCAAGGTGTCCAAGAAGATCATCTCCGCCCTCTCCCAGATGGGAATAGAACTTGTCCCCGAGGGCTACCCCCGGGGAAGGCCCAGGAAGTATGACGAGGAAACCATCAGGCGGGTGAGGGAGCTGGTAAAGGTAGGTGTTCCCGCGAAGGAAATCAGCGCCCGCATGGGCATTCCCCTGAGGACCGTTTACTACCTCGTGGAGCAGACCGAGAGGAAATCCGGTCCCAAGGGTACCTAA